The Theropithecus gelada isolate Dixy chromosome 11, Tgel_1.0, whole genome shotgun sequence genome includes a region encoding these proteins:
- the LOC112635316 gene encoding 40S ribosomal protein S18-like, translating into MPVQDPRLVLEQTEGCKGWKYSQVLANGLDNKLCEDLERLKKIRAHRGLRHFWGLRVRGQHTKTTCRRGRTVDVSKKK; encoded by the coding sequence ATGCCAGTACAAGATCCCAGACTGGTTCTTGAACAGACAGAAGGATGTAAAGGATGGAAATATAGCCAGGTCCTAGCCAATGGTCTGGACAACAAGCTCTGTGAAGACCTGGAGCGACTGAAGAAGATTCGGGCCCATAGAGGGCTGCGCCACTTCTGGGGCCTTCGTGTCCGAGGCCAGCACACCAAGACCACTTGCCGCCGTGGCCGCACCGTGGATGTGTCCAAGAAGAAGTAA